The following are from one region of the Cyanobacterium sp. T60_A2020_053 genome:
- a CDS encoding ABC transporter substrate-binding protein has product MLLPLKKIINLIIISLTLVSFLTSCGLNSVAENNLPSSQITQAILSDPKTFNAVLSQESPNIFGLTYEGLIRENPLTAEIEPALAKSWEISEDQLSIIFTLRENLKWSDGQPLTVDDIIFSYNELYLNEEIPSNARDSLRVGESRSLPTVEKINNRQVKFTITEPFAPFLQSTGLSILPKHILAEKVTQKDSEGNPLFLSFWGVDTPPDQLTVNGAYKLKSYATSQRLIFTRNPYYWQQDDLGNSLPYIEEVVWEIVESTDTSLLQFRSGSLDSIGVSPEYFSLLKKEEKRGNFTIYNGGAAYGTTFLAFNLNQGSRDGKPLVTPYKSKWFTNLNFRKAMAYSINRERMINNIYRGLGEKQNSPISVQSPFYDPTVNSYDYNPELAKKLLKEAGFKYNENNQLLDSENNQVRFSLLTNAGNKIRESLGSQIKQDLEQIGITVDFTPIAFNVLVDKLSNSLDWEAHIIGFTGGNEPNNGINLWSPDGNLHLFNLKPQAGREDIEGRVVSDWEQEIGNLYVAGAKELDLEKRKEIYGKTQQLAQDYLPLIHLVNPYSLSAVRDRIDGVNYSPLGGAFWNIEKLKISDQD; this is encoded by the coding sequence ATGCTTTTACCACTAAAAAAAATTATTAATTTAATCATTATATCTCTAACATTAGTAAGTTTTTTAACAAGCTGTGGCTTAAATTCTGTTGCTGAAAATAACTTACCCTCATCACAAATTACCCAAGCTATATTAAGTGATCCCAAAACATTTAATGCAGTTTTATCTCAAGAATCACCCAATATATTTGGTTTAACTTATGAAGGACTAATAAGAGAAAATCCTCTCACCGCAGAAATCGAACCAGCCTTGGCAAAATCATGGGAAATTTCCGAAGATCAATTAAGTATTATTTTCACTTTACGAGAAAATTTAAAATGGTCAGACGGTCAACCATTAACAGTTGATGACATAATTTTCAGCTATAATGAACTATATCTAAATGAAGAAATACCTAGCAATGCTAGAGATAGTTTAAGGGTGGGAGAAAGTCGCAGTTTACCTACTGTTGAAAAAATCAATAATCGTCAAGTAAAATTTACAATTACTGAGCCATTTGCTCCTTTTTTACAAAGTACAGGACTATCGATTTTACCTAAACATATTCTAGCAGAAAAAGTTACGCAAAAAGATAGTGAAGGAAACCCTCTTTTTCTTTCATTTTGGGGTGTTGATACTCCCCCTGATCAATTAACAGTTAATGGTGCGTATAAGTTAAAAAGTTATGCCACCTCTCAGCGTTTAATTTTCACTCGTAATCCCTATTATTGGCAACAAGATGATCTCGGTAATTCACTACCTTATATTGAAGAAGTAGTTTGGGAAATAGTCGAATCTACTGATACATCATTGCTACAATTTCGTTCAGGAAGTTTAGATTCTATTGGGGTATCTCCTGAATATTTTTCCTTGTTAAAAAAAGAAGAAAAACGAGGAAATTTTACTATTTATAATGGTGGTGCTGCCTATGGCACAACCTTTCTTGCTTTTAATCTTAATCAAGGCTCAAGAGATGGTAAACCTTTAGTTACTCCCTATAAATCAAAGTGGTTTACTAACTTAAATTTTAGAAAAGCTATGGCTTATAGTATTAATCGGGAAAGAATGATTAATAATATTTATCGTGGTTTAGGAGAAAAACAAAATTCACCTATTTCTGTACAATCGCCTTTTTATGATCCTACTGTAAATAGTTATGACTATAATCCTGAATTAGCTAAAAAATTATTGAAAGAAGCTGGGTTTAAATACAATGAAAATAATCAATTATTAGACTCAGAAAATAATCAGGTTAGATTTAGTTTATTAACCAATGCTGGGAATAAAATTAGGGAATCTTTAGGCTCACAAATCAAGCAAGATTTAGAGCAAATTGGTATTACTGTGGATTTTACACCCATTGCTTTTAATGTTTTAGTGGATAAACTGAGTAATTCTTTGGATTGGGAAGCTCATATTATTGGTTTTACGGGGGGAAATGAACCCAATAACGGTATTAATTTATGGTCTCCTGACGGTAATTTACACTTATTTAATCTTAAACCTCAAGCAGGTAGAGAGGATATTGAGGGGCGCGTTGTTTCTGACTGGGAACAAGAAATCGGTAATTTATATGTTGCTGGAGCGAAAGAGTTAGATTTAGAAAAAAGAAAAGAAATTTATGGTAAAACTCAACAATTAGCTCAAGATTATTTGCCATTAATTCACTTAGTTAATCCTTATTCTTTATCAGCAGTTAGAGATAGAATCGATGGGGTTAATTATTCACCGTTGGGGGGCGCTTTTTGGAATATTGAAAAGCTCAAAATTAGTGATCAAGATTAA
- a CDS encoding peptidase S8, with the protein MKKLFLLFLFILGLFFSLWGFRVLNSGGEYESIIINFRDDIEVSQLSSSWGEFQNKLHLNSEFSAPRNIYVMEGDKQTFKQLRRNLDKKTLEYIEPNYIYHTLEIPNDPGYSEQWNLRSINVEQAWLDSKGEGVTVAVIDTGVSRVPDLAETEFVEGYDFVNDTIEALDDVGHGTHVAGTIAQSTNNNYGVAGIAYKAKIMPLKVLGLNGGSVADIAEAIKFATDKGADVINLSLGGSGDSQLLRGAVDYAYSKGVVVVGAAGNENSNSATYPARYNHVISVAATDAVGKKAPYSNFGAGVDISAPGGSDTGLIVQETVINNNQTPSFEGFQGTSMAAPHVAGVAALIKATGIEDPEEVRQILLESSRRVSEDPLNHYGAGRLNAGDAVRLAMRGQISVRDFVRWLHDNGYLNPIFWIDGGTLFLLPKLGMVLGSYLFAWLIRNYLVFNLSLASGMIFGSSGLFVLQGLYIFDLPQWPLRLLGSSIPELGNAVMGTNSLNPFFASALLPFLLVVLFLGNESGKWLAIGSCLGVASCLSISAFMTPSVWGLGSGMMAQTYLLINALLCFGLAYLATRKTGVIDNG; encoded by the coding sequence ATGAAAAAATTATTTTTGTTGTTTTTATTTATCTTGGGGTTATTCTTCTCCCTGTGGGGATTTCGGGTATTAAATTCGGGGGGAGAATACGAGTCAATTATCATTAACTTTCGAGATGACATAGAAGTTAGTCAATTAAGCTCATCTTGGGGTGAATTTCAAAATAAATTACATCTTAATAGTGAATTTTCTGCACCGAGAAATATTTATGTCATGGAAGGGGATAAACAAACCTTCAAGCAATTACGCCGTAATTTAGATAAAAAAACCCTCGAATATATCGAGCCAAATTACATTTATCATACCTTAGAAATTCCTAACGATCCGGGCTACAGTGAGCAGTGGAATTTACGCAGTATCAATGTGGAACAAGCATGGTTAGATAGTAAAGGGGAAGGCGTTACGGTGGCGGTAATCGATACGGGAGTCAGTCGAGTGCCTGATTTGGCAGAAACTGAGTTTGTAGAAGGTTATGATTTTGTTAATGATACCATTGAGGCGCTTGATGATGTTGGTCATGGCACCCATGTAGCTGGTACCATAGCGCAATCCACCAATAACAATTATGGGGTAGCTGGAATCGCCTACAAAGCCAAAATTATGCCTCTCAAAGTTTTAGGTTTAAATGGTGGTAGTGTGGCGGATATTGCTGAGGCGATTAAATTTGCTACGGATAAGGGCGCTGATGTAATTAATCTTAGTTTAGGTGGTAGCGGTGATAGTCAGTTACTCCGTGGCGCTGTTGATTATGCTTATAGTAAAGGTGTAGTGGTGGTGGGCGCTGCGGGAAATGAAAATAGTAATTCTGCTACTTATCCGGCCCGTTATAATCACGTTATCAGCGTTGCCGCTACGGATGCAGTGGGCAAAAAAGCACCCTATTCTAATTTTGGCGCAGGGGTGGATATTTCAGCGCCCGGCGGTAGCGATACAGGGTTAATTGTCCAAGAAACCGTCATCAATAATAATCAAACCCCTTCCTTTGAAGGTTTCCAAGGCACAAGTATGGCGGCGCCTCATGTGGCTGGAGTAGCAGCTTTAATTAAAGCGACAGGCATTGAAGACCCAGAAGAAGTGCGCCAAATTTTGTTAGAATCATCTCGTCGTGTATCAGAAGACCCGCTTAATCATTATGGCGCAGGAAGGTTAAATGCTGGGGATGCCGTGCGCTTGGCCATGCGTGGTCAAATTTCGGTAAGGGATTTCGTGCGCTGGTTGCATGATAATGGCTATCTCAATCCAATTTTTTGGATTGATGGCGGTACTTTATTCTTATTACCAAAACTTGGTATGGTATTAGGCTCATATCTTTTTGCTTGGTTAATTCGTAATTATTTGGTATTTAACCTTAGTCTCGCTAGTGGCATGATTTTTGGTAGTTCCGGTTTATTTGTACTACAAGGTTTATATATTTTTGACCTTCCCCAATGGCCTTTACGTTTGTTAGGAAGCTCTATTCCTGAATTGGGTAATGCTGTGATGGGTACAAATAGTCTCAATCCCTTTTTTGCCAGCGCCCTCCTCCCTTTCTTATTAGTAGTCTTGTTCTTAGGGAATGAAAGTGGTAAATGGTTGGCAATCGGTTCATGTTTAGGGGTAGCATCTTGTTTAAGTATTTCTGCTTTTATGACTCCGAGCGTGTGGGGTTTAGGCAGTGGTATGATGGCGCAAACATATTTATTGATTAATGCTTTATTGTGCTTCGGTTTAGCTTATTTAGCAACCAGAAAAACTGGGGTAATTGATAATGGATAA
- a CDS encoding glycosyltransferase — MFCPSISVIIPVYNGEKDLLPLIDCLVSQTYNLTQVEFILVDNNSEDNTAHLIKEQAQLYQNQNIKIRYILADKIQSSYYARNQGIKNSEGKIIAFTDVDCRPQHDWLELLIQPFIDEKIMIVAGEIKGLKGNSILEKYAETNDTLSQKYTLANELYPYAQTANLAIRKEALQIIGLFRPYLTTGGDADICWRLFQELQAEIKFVRGALVFHRHRNNLKDFQSQWQRYGKSNQYLHQLHGLKLAKNYDNQAILLRIGRWIFQDIPKNIIKITIGKASFFDLIKAPIDIIASKARSDGQQKAILPLKAKEIEVMDQPIDTSNK, encoded by the coding sequence ATGTTTTGTCCTTCCATTTCAGTAATTATTCCCGTTTACAATGGAGAAAAAGATTTATTACCTTTGATTGATTGTTTAGTAAGTCAAACCTATAATTTAACACAAGTTGAGTTCATTTTAGTAGATAATAATAGTGAAGATAATACCGCTCATCTCATTAAAGAACAGGCTCAACTTTATCAAAATCAAAACATAAAAATTAGGTATATATTAGCTGATAAAATACAATCTTCTTATTATGCTCGGAATCAAGGGATAAAAAATTCAGAGGGAAAAATTATTGCTTTTACTGATGTTGATTGTCGCCCTCAACATGATTGGCTAGAATTATTAATTCAACCGTTTATAGATGAGAAAATTATGATTGTAGCCGGAGAAATTAAGGGATTGAAAGGAAATAGTATTTTAGAAAAATATGCCGAGACAAATGATACTTTATCTCAAAAATATACCCTAGCTAATGAACTTTATCCCTATGCTCAAACTGCCAATTTAGCTATCAGGAAAGAGGCTTTACAAATTATTGGTTTATTTCGCCCCTATCTTACTACTGGCGGTGATGCGGACATCTGTTGGCGTTTATTTCAGGAATTACAGGCTGAGATAAAATTTGTGCGAGGGGCGCTGGTTTTTCATCGTCATCGAAATAATTTAAAAGATTTTCAAAGTCAATGGCAACGTTATGGTAAATCTAACCAATATTTACATCAATTACATGGTTTAAAATTGGCAAAAAATTATGATAATCAAGCTATTTTATTACGCATCGGGCGCTGGATTTTTCAAGATATTCCGAAAAATATCATTAAAATAACCATAGGGAAAGCCAGTTTTTTTGACTTAATTAAAGCGCCCATTGACATTATTGCTAGTAAGGCTAGAAGTGATGGACAACAAAAGGCTATCTTACCCCTAAAGGCGAAAGAAATCGAAGTAATGGATCAACCCATAGACACCTCAAATAAATAG
- a CDS encoding glycerol-3-phosphate acyltransferase has product MTEIWGAIIVFIISPIIGAIPLIDWFTYAISGKDLKKLGTGNISVSSAFYHGGKGAGIMAVISEAGKGIAVVLMTRAFFSLGSTWEILALIALVMGRYWGGKGAGATNVTWGIITHNPVGGLLIFLLGGVSFAIFRSRQGGRIGVLGLMVVVLGAQNINNPEYIFATITLASLLIWIYQQMPDDLDLNPTQVNTESKQVFRFFRGDSGMTSLQENLNPNQVGGKAYNLSRLIKWGYNVPEGWVIKAGDDIDKFCQFLSPSPDNPLVVRSSAVDEDSLTATGAGIYQSYLNITDITTLKQRIIHCFDSYYTESALHYRQSRGLTEKSLAVIVQKQINGIYGGVAFSRNPVNQREDAVCIEVAPSTPEVVSGKMTPQSYQVFLDTKEVKGQGNISPEVLLNLAKITREIEALDKNIPQDVEWCYDGYSLWIFQSRPVTTLQPLWTRKIASEVIPGLIRPLPWSINQPLTCGVWGDIFTIVLGQKASDLDFTKTATLHYHRAYFNATLLGDIFLLMGLPPESLEFLTRGSKFSKPPLMSTVKNIPGLWRLLQRELNLINDFNIKQDKIFNPLLDELAEVEPNQLNNLQLLNRIEQILLGLKEATYFSILAPLSFAIRQAIFKVNPLNLDNQNIPEIASVNELKTMAKGARQLFSQTDLQKLEPDEYNAFFTCLTELPDGESVLKTLENWQKKYGYLSEVATDISIPRWAEDSRTIRTMFTKFIAEKETDLFQENNIKKILTWQEKIVQNRLDIKGEVATIYAQFLAYLRYSFLAVGDNLVKEKIIKERDEIFFIKLNELKDIINQKHQDDNVVNIIKKRQEKWQEDQQIKTIPYLVYGNTPQINFNSQISLTISDNQLKGIPASGGIIEGKIKVFTKLDITEKIDKNTIIVVPYTDAGWTLLLTQAGGLIAEVGGQLSHGAIVAREYGIPAVMDIAHATEIMRDGQLVRLDGEKGLVEILPSTLVDNT; this is encoded by the coding sequence ATGACAGAGATTTGGGGCGCGATTATCGTCTTCATCATTAGTCCAATTATTGGGGCAATTCCCCTCATTGATTGGTTTACCTACGCTATCTCAGGTAAAGATTTGAAGAAATTAGGCACGGGTAATATTTCCGTTTCTTCGGCATTTTATCACGGGGGGAAGGGCGCTGGAATCATGGCAGTTATTTCCGAAGCTGGTAAAGGTATCGCCGTAGTTTTAATGACTAGGGCTTTTTTTTCCCTCGGCTCAACTTGGGAAATTTTAGCATTAATTGCCTTAGTCATGGGGCGCTATTGGGGAGGGAAGGGCGCTGGTGCTACCAATGTAACTTGGGGTATTATTACCCATAATCCTGTGGGTGGTTTATTGATTTTCCTTTTGGGGGGAGTGAGTTTTGCCATTTTTCGCTCTCGTCAAGGTGGTAGAATTGGCGTTTTAGGGTTGATGGTGGTAGTATTAGGGGCGCAAAATATTAATAACCCTGAGTATATTTTCGCTACCATTACCTTAGCTAGTTTATTAATTTGGATTTATCAACAAATGCCCGACGATTTAGATTTAAACCCTACTCAAGTCAATACAGAGTCAAAGCAAGTCTTTCGCTTTTTTCGGGGTGATAGTGGCATGACTTCCCTACAAGAAAATCTTAATCCTAATCAAGTGGGTGGTAAAGCCTATAATCTTTCTCGTTTAATCAAATGGGGTTACAATGTGCCGGAAGGTTGGGTAATCAAAGCCGGTGACGACATAGATAAATTTTGTCAGTTTCTCTCTCCTTCCCCTGATAATCCCCTCGTGGTGCGCTCATCCGCCGTAGATGAGGATTCGTTAACGGCGACGGGCGCTGGAATTTATCAAAGTTATCTGAATATTACTGATATTACTACCCTCAAACAAAGAATTATCCACTGTTTCGATTCTTACTATACAGAAAGCGCCCTCCACTATCGCCAAAGTAGAGGGTTAACCGAAAAATCCCTCGCCGTCATTGTGCAGAAACAAATTAACGGTATTTATGGCGGTGTCGCTTTTAGTAGAAATCCCGTTAATCAAAGGGAAGACGCAGTATGTATTGAAGTGGCGCCCTCCACCCCTGAAGTGGTATCAGGGAAAATGACACCGCAATCATATCAAGTTTTTCTCGACACCAAAGAAGTTAAAGGACAAGGAAATATCTCTCCAGAAGTATTATTAAATCTCGCCAAAATTACCAGAGAAATTGAAGCCCTTGACAAAAACATCCCTCAAGATGTAGAGTGGTGTTATGATGGCTATTCTCTGTGGATTTTTCAATCTCGTCCCGTTACTACTCTACAGCCTTTATGGACAAGAAAAATTGCCTCAGAAGTGATACCCGGACTAATTCGTCCTTTACCTTGGTCAATTAATCAACCTCTTACCTGTGGTGTTTGGGGTGATATTTTTACTATTGTTTTAGGTCAAAAAGCCTCTGATTTAGACTTCACAAAAACCGCTACTTTACACTATCATCGAGCTTATTTTAATGCCACTTTATTAGGGGATATATTCTTATTAATGGGATTACCTCCTGAAAGTTTGGAGTTTTTAACTAGAGGGAGTAAATTTAGTAAACCTCCTTTGATGTCAACTGTCAAAAACATTCCCGGTTTATGGCGTTTGTTACAAAGGGAATTAAATTTAATTAATGATTTTAATATTAAACAAGATAAAATATTTAACCCTCTCTTAGATGAATTAGCAGAAGTTGAGCCGAATCAATTAAATAATTTACAGTTATTAAACCGTATTGAACAAATATTATTAGGTTTGAAAGAAGCTACTTATTTTAGTATTCTAGCGCCCCTCAGCTTTGCCATCCGTCAGGCAATATTTAAAGTAAATCCTCTCAATTTAGATAATCAAAATATTCCCGAAATTGCTTCAGTAAATGAATTAAAAACTATGGCGAAGGGCGCTCGTCAATTGTTTTCTCAAACTGATTTACAAAAGCTAGAACCTGATGAATATAACGCTTTTTTCACTTGTTTAACAGAATTACCTGATGGAGAATCAGTATTAAAAACCTTAGAAAATTGGCAGAAAAAATATGGTTATTTAAGTGAAGTTGCTACGGATATATCTATCCCCCGTTGGGCAGAAGATTCTCGCACTATTAGGACAATGTTTACTAAATTTATTGCCGAAAAAGAAACAGATTTATTTCAAGAGAATAACATAAAGAAAATATTAACTTGGCAAGAGAAAATAGTACAAAATCGATTAGATATAAAAGGTGAAGTTGCCACCATTTATGCTCAATTTTTAGCTTATTTACGTTATAGTTTTTTGGCTGTAGGTGATAATTTAGTGAAAGAAAAAATTATTAAGGAAAGAGATGAAATATTTTTTATCAAGTTAAATGAGTTAAAAGATATTATTAATCAAAAACATCAAGATGATAATGTAGTAAATATCATCAAAAAAAGACAAGAAAAATGGCAAGAAGATCAACAAATTAAAACTATTCCTTATCTTGTGTATGGTAACACTCCACAAATTAATTTTAATAGCCAAATTTCTTTAACTATTAGTGACAATCAATTAAAAGGTATTCCAGCTAGTGGCGGAATAATTGAAGGAAAAATTAAAGTATTTACTAAATTAGATATAACCGAAAAAATCGATAAAAATACCATTATTGTTGTACCTTACACCGATGCCGGTTGGACTTTACTTCTCACTCAAGCAGGGGGATTAATTGCGGAGGTAGGGGGGCAATTATCTCACGGGGCAATCGTGGCGAGGGAATACGGTATTCCAGCCGTAATGGATATTGCTCATGCTACCGAAATTATGCGAGATGGACAGCTAGTACGCCTTGATGGTGAAAAGGGCTTGGTTGAAATTTTACCAAGTACTTTAGTCGATAACACCTAA
- a CDS encoding ATP-dependent Clp protease ATP-binding subunit has translation MFERFTEKAIKVIMLAQEEARRLGHNFVGTEQILLGLIGEGTGVAAKVLKPMGVNLKDARIEVEKIIGRGSGFVAVEIPFTPRAKRVLELSLEEARQLGHNYIGTEHLLLGLIREGEGVAARVLENLGVDLGKVRTQVIRMLGETETAVVGAGGGSRSNKTPTLDEFGSNLTIFATEGKLDPVVGRQKEIERVIQILGRRTKNNPVLIGEPGVGKTAIAEGLAQRIGNKDVPDLLEDKRVVTLDIGLLVAGTKYRGEFEERLKKIMEEIRQAGNVILVIDEVHTLIGAGAAEGAIDAANILKPALARGELQCIGATTLDEYRKHIERDAALARRFQPVMVGEPSVDETIEILFGLRERYEQHHKLKISDEALDAAAKLSDRYISDRFLPDKAIDLIDEAGSRVRLLNSQLPAEAKELDKELRQVLKEKDEAVRSQDFDKAGELRDREMEIKSEIRSLADQKKDNPKVSDNPVVGEEEIAHIVASWTGVPVQKLTESESEKLLNMEDTLHQRIIGQEDAVKAISRAIRRARVGLKNPNRPIASFIFSGPTGVGKTELTKALATYFFGSEDSMIRLDMSEYMERHTVSKLIGSPPGYVGYSEGGQLTEAVRRRPYTVVLFDEIEKAHPDVFNLLLQILEDGRLTDAKGRTVDFKNTLLIMTSNIGSKVIEKGGGGLGFELEDDKTESQYNRIRSLVNEELKNYFRPEFLNRLDEIIVFRQLNKEEVKEISELLLKEVFARLTEQEITLQVTDKFKERLVEEGYNPAYGARPLRRAIMRLLEDVLAEEILSKRLKEGDTALVDVNDEGKVIIQAEGKTTPVLEKAGV, from the coding sequence ATGTTTGAACGCTTCACAGAAAAGGCGATCAAGGTGATCATGTTGGCTCAAGAAGAAGCTCGTCGCTTGGGCCATAACTTCGTTGGCACAGAGCAAATACTGCTCGGTTTAATCGGAGAAGGCACTGGAGTCGCCGCTAAGGTACTAAAACCGATGGGGGTTAACCTCAAAGATGCTCGGATTGAAGTGGAAAAAATCATCGGGCGTGGCTCAGGCTTTGTAGCGGTAGAAATTCCTTTCACCCCCAGAGCAAAAAGAGTCTTAGAGTTATCCTTAGAGGAAGCTCGTCAATTAGGACATAATTATATTGGTACAGAACACCTGCTCTTAGGTTTAATTAGAGAAGGGGAAGGAGTGGCTGCACGAGTTTTAGAAAATTTGGGTGTTGATCTCGGCAAAGTACGCACCCAAGTTATTCGGATGTTAGGGGAAACTGAAACGGCGGTGGTGGGCGCTGGTGGTGGTTCTCGCTCTAATAAAACCCCTACCCTTGATGAGTTTGGTTCAAATTTAACTATTTTTGCCACCGAAGGTAAATTAGACCCGGTAGTGGGCAGACAAAAGGAAATTGAACGAGTTATTCAAATTCTCGGTCGTCGTACCAAAAATAACCCCGTCTTAATCGGTGAACCGGGTGTAGGTAAAACCGCCATTGCTGAAGGTTTAGCCCAAAGAATCGGTAATAAAGATGTACCAGATTTATTAGAAGATAAACGGGTGGTAACTCTTGATATTGGTTTATTGGTAGCCGGTACGAAATATCGTGGGGAGTTTGAAGAGCGCCTCAAGAAAATTATGGAAGAAATCCGTCAAGCTGGTAACGTTATCCTTGTTATTGATGAGGTTCATACCTTGATCGGTGCTGGAGCGGCGGAGGGCGCTATTGATGCGGCGAATATCCTTAAACCTGCCTTAGCAAGGGGTGAACTACAGTGTATTGGTGCGACTACCCTTGATGAATACCGCAAACATATCGAAAGAGATGCCGCGCTGGCGCGTCGTTTCCAACCGGTAATGGTGGGTGAACCTAGCGTGGATGAAACCATTGAGATTTTATTTGGTTTACGGGAGCGTTATGAACAACACCACAAGCTAAAAATTTCTGATGAAGCCTTAGATGCGGCTGCTAAATTGTCAGATCGTTATATTAGTGATCGATTTTTACCTGATAAAGCTATCGATTTGATTGACGAAGCGGGATCAAGAGTACGTTTACTCAATTCTCAGTTACCCGCCGAAGCGAAGGAGTTAGACAAAGAATTACGCCAAGTCTTGAAGGAAAAAGATGAAGCGGTAAGGTCTCAAGACTTTGATAAAGCTGGGGAATTGCGAGATCGGGAAATGGAAATTAAGTCTGAAATTCGCAGTTTAGCGGATCAGAAAAAAGATAATCCTAAAGTGAGTGATAATCCAGTGGTGGGTGAAGAAGAGATCGCTCACATTGTGGCTTCTTGGACTGGTGTGCCTGTACAAAAACTCACTGAGTCTGAGTCTGAGAAACTCTTAAACATGGAGGATACTCTGCACCAAAGAATTATCGGTCAAGAAGATGCGGTTAAAGCTATTTCTCGCGCTATTCGTCGCGCCAGAGTAGGTTTGAAAAATCCTAATCGTCCTATTGCTTCCTTTATCTTCTCTGGTCCTACTGGGGTTGGTAAAACTGAGTTAACTAAAGCCTTAGCGACTTATTTCTTTGGTTCGGAAGATTCCATGATTCGTTTGGATATGTCGGAATACATGGAACGTCACACGGTATCTAAGCTCATCGGTTCTCCGCCGGGATACGTGGGTTATAGTGAGGGTGGGCAGTTAACGGAAGCCGTGCGCCGTCGTCCTTACACTGTGGTTTTATTCGATGAAATCGAAAAAGCGCACCCCGACGTATTCAACTTACTATTGCAAATCTTGGAAGACGGGCGCTTAACCGATGCCAAAGGGCGCACGGTGGACTTCAAAAACACCCTGTTGATCATGACTTCCAATATTGGTTCTAAAGTCATCGAAAAAGGTGGCGGTGGTTTAGGCTTCGAGTTAGAAGACGATAAAACTGAGTCTCAGTACAACCGTATTCGTTCCTTAGTTAATGAGGAGTTGAAAAACTACTTCCGTCCTGAATTTCTCAACCGTTTGGATGAAATTATTGTCTTCCGTCAACTCAATAAAGAGGAAGTCAAAGAAATCTCCGAGTTGTTGCTCAAGGAAGTTTTTGCCCGTCTCACTGAGCAGGAAATCACTTTACAGGTAACGGATAAATTTAAGGAAAGGTTAGTAGAAGAAGGATACAATCCAGCCTATGGCGCCCGTCCTTTACGTCGTGCCATTATGAGATTGTTAGAAGATGTCTTAGCCGAAGAAATTCTTTCTAAACGCTTAAAAGAAGGAGATACCGCCCTAGTTGATGTCAACGACGAAGGTAAAGTAATCATCCAAGCTGAAGGAAAAACTACTCCTGTGTTGGAAAAAGCGGGAGTATAG